The Novibacillus thermophilus genome segment AGACTAGAGAAAACGTTCGTCCACAGGTGGATAATGTGCATAAATGGACCGCACTTATACACACGTTATCCCCAATGTGTATAACGAATGATCCCTTTCTTTTCGCTTTTTTCCACAAATCCACAACGCTTATGACGACGATTACGACTCTTTTTTTATTTATCTAAAATAGGACATGCTTTCACTTCTCAAGGAGGGCTTTATTTATGAAATTTACGATTCCGAAACAATCCCTCGTCGACGCCGTATCGCACGTGAACATTGCGGTGTCGTCGAGAACGACTATCCCTGTCCTCACCGGGATTAAACTGGAAGTAGACGAAACAGGCTGCACACTCACCGCAAGCGATTCGGACATCTCCGTCCAAGTACACGTTCCTCCAACGTCGCTCGACATTGCACATGGCGGCAAAGTCGTTCTAACCGCTCGCCTGTTCGTCGACATTGTGCGTAAATTGCCAGCAGAAACGGTTGAAGTGGAAGTAGGGGAACAGTACACGACGACGATTCGCTCAGGACAGTCGCAATTTCAGTTAAACGGTATGGACCCAGATGAATTCCCGCGCTTGCCGCAGATGCAAGGGGAGAGGACTTTCAGCGTAGAAAGCAGTCTACTCAAAACGATGATCCGCCAGAGTTCGTTTTCCGTTTCTACCGTAGAGACGCGCCCCGTTTTGACAGGGGTTTTCTGGCAACTGAACGACGGGGTGTTGCGGTTTACAGCGACCGACAGTCACCGTTTGGCCCTGCGAGAGGCTCAAGTAGAAGTGGCCGGTGAGCCTCAAGTGAACGAGGCCATCGTTCCGGGAAAGAGTCTCGTCGAAATGAACAAAATCCTGAAGGATGACGACCGGATGGTCGACGTCGTCCTGACAGACAATCAGCTGCTCGTGAAAACGGAGAACTTGTTGTTTTACTCCCGTCTCTTAGAGGGGAACTATCCGGACACGTCCCGCATCATTCCGCAGTCCAGTAAAATGACCGCCATCCTGAACAGGGAAGACTTGTTAGGGTGTATCGAACGGGCTTCTCTTTTGACAAAAAGCGGAAAGAACAATGTGGTAAAATTAACAGCAGATGACGATCTCTTGCAAATTTCTGCAAATACGCCGGAAATCGGGAAAGTGTCAGAAACGGTTGACGTCACGGAACTCACTGGGGAAGCGCTGAAAATATCGTTTAACGCCAAATTCGTCATCGACGCGTTGCGGGCCCTAGACAGCGAACAGGTGCGCGTATCCTTCACAGGCGCGATGGCACCGTTCGTCATCCAACCGACTGACCAAGACGCTATCCTGTATCTCATACTGCCAGTGCGAACGTATTAACGACTAGGAGTGACTTCGCTGTGGAAGAATTTGTATTGTCGGCTCCGTACATCACGTTAGGGCAACTCTTAAAACGGATGGGGATGATCGAAACGGGGGGACAGGCGAAAGCATTTTTACTGTCCGAGGACGTGCGCGTGAACGGAGAGCCTGAATCGCGGCGCGGGCGTAAACTCATCTCAGGAGACGTCGTCTATGTTGCCGGGCAAAAGACCGTAAAAATCATCGGACAACCGTAGGGGGAATTCGTTTGCGCGTCCACCGGCTCGTGCTCAAAAACTTTCGCAACTACGAGACCTTCGACCAGACGTTTGACCGGCAAGTGATCATCTTCCGCGGCGCCAACGCCCAGGGCAAGACGAATGTGCTGGAAGCACTGTACATGCTTTCCATCGCCAAGTCACACCGCACGAACCGGGATCGTGACTGTATTCGTTGGGGAGCCCCGTTTGCCGTGATGAAGGCGACAGTGGAGCGAAAGAGCGATCGTCACCGCCTGGAGGTGCAACTGTCTCCCAAAGGGAAAAAGGTGAAGCGAAACGGAGTGGAACAGCGGCGCCTGAGTGACTACCTCGGAACGTTAAACGCGGTCATGTTTGCGCCGGAGGACCTCTCAATTGTAAAGGGACGGCCTGAAATGCGCAGACGTTTCCTCGATATGAGCATCAGTCAAGTGACGCCCACTTACGTGCACCACTTGTCCCGCTACAACAAAGTGCTCGCTCAGCGCAACCACTTGCTCAAAAGCATGTGGCAGACGAAGGCTACTGCCCCCCTCTTAGATGTGTTAAACGAACAGCTCGTCACAGCTGGCGTACACGTCTTGTTGAAAAGAGTTGAATTTATTCGTAAAATAGAATCTTGGGCACAAGACATCCAAGCACACATAACGAACGGTCACGAACGGTTGCAACTTTCATACCGGACATTTGTCGATGACATCGAGCAGAAAGACGAGAGTGCTTTGCGAGAGGAGTATTACGCCCTTTTGAAAAGCCGAGAAGCGAAAGAGCGTGAACGGGGATCGACGTTAATCGGCCCACACCGGGACGATGTGACGTTCACTGTGAACGATATCGACGTGCAGACGTTCGGGTCGCAAGGACAACAGCGCACGACGGCACTGTCTTTAAAGTTAGCTGAAATAGAACTCGTATACGAAGTGATTGGAGAATACCCGATTCTCCTCTTAGACGACGTGTTGTCCGAACTTGACGTGACGAGGCAAACTCACTTGATACACTCTATCCGGGGGAAAGTGCAAACATTCGTCACGACGACGAGTACGGACGGGATCGACGAACGTACACTACGGGACGCTTCCGTTTACGATGTGGAGCGGGGAAACGTGAGGTGCGGCTGACGTGTTTGTTCACATTGGAGGAACGAAAGTCATTCAAACTAAGGAAATTATCGCCATTTTTAACATGGATATCGAATCGACCTCACCCATTACGTGCGAATTTTTGACGAAGGCGAAGCAGAGCGGGCGCGTAGAGGTCATCAGTGGGAGAGACGAAGCGAAGTCTGTCGTTGTTACAGAAGGCTGCATCTACTATTCCCCCATATCGTCGCTAACGTTAAAACGAAGGTGTCACGTTCCCAATTACTCTCAAGCAGGTGATCCCAATTGAGTACTGAACAACCGAACATGTACGATGAATCGCAGATTCAAGTGTTAGAAGGTTTGGAAGCTGTCCGCAAGCGTCCCGGCATGTACATCGGTTCCACGAGCAGCCGCGGGCTGCACCATTTGGTGTGGGAAGTGGTGGACAACAGCATTGACGAGGCGCTCGCCGGTCGTTGTGACGAGATTAAGGTGACGGTGCACAGAGACAACAGTGTCACAGTGGAAGACAACGGTGCCGGCATTCCGACAGGGGTTCACGAAAAAACGGGCAAATCGACAGTGGAAACAGTAATG includes the following:
- the dnaN gene encoding DNA polymerase III subunit beta — its product is MKFTIPKQSLVDAVSHVNIAVSSRTTIPVLTGIKLEVDETGCTLTASDSDISVQVHVPPTSLDIAHGGKVVLTARLFVDIVRKLPAETVEVEVGEQYTTTIRSGQSQFQLNGMDPDEFPRLPQMQGERTFSVESSLLKTMIRQSSFSVSTVETRPVLTGVFWQLNDGVLRFTATDSHRLALREAQVEVAGEPQVNEAIVPGKSLVEMNKILKDDDRMVDVVLTDNQLLVKTENLLFYSRLLEGNYPDTSRIIPQSSKMTAILNREDLLGCIERASLLTKSGKNNVVKLTADDDLLQISANTPEIGKVSETVDVTELTGEALKISFNAKFVIDALRALDSEQVRVSFTGAMAPFVIQPTDQDAILYLILPVRTY
- the remB gene encoding extracellular matrix regulator RemB → MFVHIGGTKVIQTKEIIAIFNMDIESTSPITCEFLTKAKQSGRVEVISGRDEAKSVVVTEGCIYYSPISSLTLKRRCHVPNYSQAGDPN
- a CDS encoding RNA-binding S4 domain-containing protein; its protein translation is MEEFVLSAPYITLGQLLKRMGMIETGGQAKAFLLSEDVRVNGEPESRRGRKLISGDVVYVAGQKTVKIIGQP
- the recF gene encoding DNA replication/repair protein RecF (All proteins in this family for which functions are known are DNA-binding proteins that assist the filamentation of RecA onto DNA for the initiation of recombination or recombinational repair.), whose amino-acid sequence is MRVHRLVLKNFRNYETFDQTFDRQVIIFRGANAQGKTNVLEALYMLSIAKSHRTNRDRDCIRWGAPFAVMKATVERKSDRHRLEVQLSPKGKKVKRNGVEQRRLSDYLGTLNAVMFAPEDLSIVKGRPEMRRRFLDMSISQVTPTYVHHLSRYNKVLAQRNHLLKSMWQTKATAPLLDVLNEQLVTAGVHVLLKRVEFIRKIESWAQDIQAHITNGHERLQLSYRTFVDDIEQKDESALREEYYALLKSREAKERERGSTLIGPHRDDVTFTVNDIDVQTFGSQGQQRTTALSLKLAEIELVYEVIGEYPILLLDDVLSELDVTRQTHLIHSIRGKVQTFVTTTSTDGIDERTLRDASVYDVERGNVRCG